In Micromonospora purpureochromogenes, a single window of DNA contains:
- a CDS encoding peroxiredoxin, with translation MLTVGDRFPEYELTACVSLDADKAFETINHKSYEGKWRVVFFWPKDFTFICPTEIAEFGRLNGEFADRDAQVLGVSVDNEFVHYAWRKDHPDLRELPFPMLSDIKRELTAACGVLGEDGVAQRATFIVDPDNEIQFAMVTAGSVGRNVSEVLRVLDALQTDELCPCNWNKGGETLDANALLAGAGA, from the coding sequence GTGCTCACTGTCGGTGACCGCTTCCCTGAGTACGAACTCACCGCCTGCGTCTCGCTGGACGCCGACAAGGCGTTCGAGACCATCAACCACAAGTCCTACGAGGGCAAGTGGCGGGTGGTCTTCTTCTGGCCGAAGGACTTCACCTTCATCTGCCCGACGGAGATCGCTGAGTTCGGCCGCCTCAACGGCGAGTTCGCCGACCGCGACGCCCAGGTGCTCGGCGTCTCGGTGGACAACGAGTTCGTCCACTACGCCTGGCGCAAGGACCACCCGGACCTGCGCGAGCTGCCCTTCCCGATGCTCAGCGACATCAAGCGCGAGCTGACCGCCGCCTGCGGCGTGCTCGGCGAGGACGGCGTGGCGCAGCGGGCCACCTTCATCGTCGACCCGGACAACGAGATCCAGTTCGCCATGGTCACCGCCGGCTCGGTCGGCCGCAACGTCTCCGAGGTGCTGCGGGTGCTCGACGCCCTGCAGACCGACGAGCTCTGCCCGTGCAACTGGAACAAGGGCGGCGAGACCCTGGACGCCAACGCGCTGCTCGCCGGCGCCGGTGCCTGA
- a CDS encoding carboxymuconolactone decarboxylase family protein, with product MGLDAVKAALPEYAKDIKLNLGSTVGTSTLKPEQAWGTALACAVAARNPVVLKEIADEATAHLTPQAIEAAKGAATIMAMNNVYYRAKHLIGDDLYASMPARLRMQIIARPGVDKGDFELWCLAVSAITGCGVCLESHEKALRGAGFTREQVHEGLRIAAVVHAAAVALDAQAALV from the coding sequence ATGGGTCTGGACGCGGTCAAGGCGGCTCTGCCCGAGTACGCCAAGGACATCAAGCTCAACCTCGGCTCGACCGTCGGCACCTCGACCCTCAAGCCGGAGCAGGCCTGGGGCACCGCCCTGGCCTGCGCGGTCGCGGCGCGCAACCCGGTCGTGCTGAAGGAGATCGCCGACGAGGCGACCGCCCACCTCACGCCGCAGGCGATCGAGGCCGCCAAGGGCGCCGCCACCATCATGGCGATGAACAACGTCTACTACCGCGCCAAGCACCTGATCGGCGACGACCTGTACGCCTCGATGCCGGCCCGGCTGCGGATGCAGATCATCGCCCGGCCGGGCGTCGACAAGGGCGACTTCGAGCTGTGGTGCCTCGCCGTCTCGGCGATCACCGGCTGCGGCGTCTGCCTGGAGTCGCACGAGAAGGCGCTGCGTGGCGCCGGGTTCACCCGGGAGCAGGTCCACGAGGGGCTGCGCATCGCCGCCGTCGTGCACGCCGCCGCGGTGGCCCTCGACGCGCAGGCCGCCCTGGTCTGA